Proteins encoded by one window of Cloeon dipterum chromosome 2, ieCloDipt1.1, whole genome shotgun sequence:
- the LOC135936771 gene encoding protein takeout-like encodes MMEVCRVFSVAIVCVCLAAVTSAASKNNRVRVGDFASACKANDPELNECVRQAIITAIPKMAKGIRDLGLIPFDPLKVPQVVIDQRGNGPVGLKLTFVNSEHVGVSGLAPHSVKVVPERMYFEINSTLPKYRIIGDYEVEGRILLLPLIGNGPSDFTMNNIQLNWIFFGKPEVRNNKTYCKLTDCKIRMRIGSGSMRLDNLFNGDKRLGDNMNRIMNENFSEVIREVLPALEDTFSQLYLKLIAPIFAATRYEDIFPGIDMSKVSAGSYDV; translated from the exons ATGATGGAGGTTTGCAGAGTGTTCAGTGTCGCAATCGTCTGCGTGTGCCTGGCCGCGGTCACCTCGGCAGCCTCAAAAAATAACAGAGTCAGAGTTG GTGACTTCGCATCAGCGTGCAAAGCCAACGACCCTGAACTTAATGAATGCGTGCGACAGGCGATCATCACGGCAATCCcaaagatggcaaaag GCATCCGTGATCTGGGATTAATTCCCTTCGACCCGCTGAAGGTGCCACAAGTCGTCATTGACCAGCGTGGAAACGGACCTGTCGGACTCAAGCTCACTTTTGTCAACTCGGAGCACGTCGGAGTCAGTGGACTAGCCCCTCATAGTGTCAA gGTTGTCCCCGAGAGgatgtattttgaaataaactcaACGCTGCCTAAGTACAGAATCATCGGAGACTACGAAGTTGAGGGCAGGATTCTGCTTCTTCCCTTGATTGGAAACGGACCGAGTGATTTCACAATGA ACAATATCCAGCTCAATTGGATTTTCTTCGGCAAGCCGGAAGTGCGTAATAACAAAACCTACTGCAAGCTGACCGACTGCAAAATCCGCATGAGGATCGGCTCTGGATCCATGAGGCTGGACAATCTGTTCAACGGAGACAAGCGACTgg GTGATAACATGAACCGAATCATGAACGAAAACTTCTCTGAGGTGATAAGGGAAGTCTTGCCAGCGCTGGAGGACACTTTCAGCCAACTGTATTTGAAGCTGATCGCGCCTATTTTCGCGGCGACCAGGTACGAAGACATTTTCCCCGGTATTGACATGTCAAAGGTCTCAGCAGGTTCCTACGACGTCTAG